A region from the Rhodamnia argentea isolate NSW1041297 chromosome 7, ASM2092103v1, whole genome shotgun sequence genome encodes:
- the LOC115749779 gene encoding uncharacterized protein LOC115749779 encodes MASTAPPPTIFRASPLFQPARAARISLPSSVGASLANRASIAGRTAAKKKKKGRSLTVVAAVGDVSADGTTYLIAGAAVVALVGTAFPILFSRKDTCPECDGAGFVRQSAATLRANAARKDQSQIVCQRCNGLGKLNQIDK; translated from the exons ATGGCGTCCACCGCTCCTCCGCCGACGATTTTTCGCGCTAGTCCGCTGTTTCAGCCGGCGAGAGCGGCTCGCATCTCACTGCCGTCCTCCGTCGGGGCATCGTTGGCCAATCGGGCATCAATAGCCGGCAGGACGgcagcgaagaagaagaagaaggggaggagCCTGACGGTGGTTGCGGCGGTCGGAGACGTCTCGGCCGATGGCACGACATACCTGATTGCCGGCGCGGCCGTGGTGGCTCTGGTCGGGACCGCGTTCCCCATTCTCTTCTCCCGCAAGGACAC GTGTCCCGAATGCGACGGCGCCGGCTTCGTCCGGCAATCGGCGGCAACATTGAGAGCCAACGCGGCGAGGAAGGACCAATCTCAGATCGTGTGCCAACGTTGCAACGGCCTCGGCAAGCTCAACCAAATCGACAAATGA